One region of Clostridiales bacterium genomic DNA includes:
- a CDS encoding thiamine pyrophosphate-dependent enzyme, with the protein MKLKAPETVFSSAGFCPGCGHGLATRLIGEVSEELGIQEKMLAVVDVACCSFNIDYWRYDTIMAAHGRDIPTAVGVKHIRPENPVFAYLGDGAAYSIGMAETIHAALRNDNICVFVVNNSVFGMTGGQMAPTTLPHQKTATSPKGKDPAKYGTLNVVDVLGKMDIAYLARGELVGPAGMNNCKKLIRKAFEHQLNGDGFSLVELLSPCPTNLNMPPVKAREHVHTEMTKYFPIGEYIDKKGGNQA; encoded by the coding sequence ATGAAACTCAAAGCACCCGAAACTGTCTTTTCCTCCGCCGGCTTCTGCCCCGGCTGCGGCCACGGCCTGGCCACCCGACTGATCGGCGAGGTCTCCGAGGAACTCGGCATTCAGGAAAAAATGCTGGCAGTCGTGGACGTTGCCTGCTGCTCGTTCAACATTGACTACTGGCGCTACGATACCATCATGGCGGCGCACGGCCGCGACATCCCGACGGCCGTCGGCGTCAAGCACATCCGCCCCGAGAACCCGGTCTTTGCTTACCTGGGCGACGGCGCTGCCTACTCCATCGGCATGGCGGAGACCATTCACGCCGCGCTGCGCAACGACAACATCTGCGTGTTCGTCGTCAACAACAGCGTCTTCGGCATGACCGGCGGCCAGATGGCCCCGACTACCCTGCCGCACCAGAAGACCGCGACCTCCCCGAAGGGCAAGGATCCGGCCAAGTACGGCACGCTCAACGTCGTCGACGTGCTCGGCAAGATGGACATTGCCTATCTGGCACGCGGTGAACTGGTCGGACCTGCCGGCATGAACAACTGCAAGAAGCTCATCCGCAAGGCGTTCGAGCACCAGCTCAACGGCGACGGCTTCAGCCTCGTCGAGCTGCTCAGCCCCTGCCCGACCAACCTGAACATGCCGCCGGTGAAGGCCCGCGAGCATGTGCACACGGAAATGACCAAGTATTTCCCGATCGGCGAATACATTGACAAGAAGGGTGGTAATCAGGCATGA
- the vorB gene encoding 3-methyl-2-oxobutanoate dehydrogenase subunit VorB: MSKQLMKGNEALAEAALLAGCRFYSGYPITPQTEILEYLAKRMDEVGGTFVQTESELAGINMLLGAAAAGARALTSSAGPGFSLNQEGISYLVAADLPAVIINVMRIGTGLGDIAQGQGDYWQMTRGGGHGDYRTIVLAPASVQENCDMMTTAFDLAEKYRHPVLVASDAAIGQMVEGVELKDFVEHDIDQYDWAIRGCKAGQAPRKVQNVYYTNPQYPEFLRSKYQAIEDNEQRWESYQAEDADVVLVAYGISSRISKEAVNMARAEGFKLGLIRPITLWPYPVKAFETCKNAKAFMTVEINILGQMVDDVKLAVENKYPVGFYGTFFGLPEPEEIVAQAKAMLEKEGK; this comes from the coding sequence ATGAGCAAACAACTTATGAAGGGCAATGAGGCCCTGGCAGAAGCGGCGCTGCTCGCCGGCTGCCGTTTTTACAGCGGTTATCCCATCACCCCGCAGACCGAGATCCTGGAGTACCTGGCCAAGCGTATGGACGAAGTGGGCGGCACGTTCGTGCAGACCGAATCCGAACTCGCGGGCATCAACATGCTCCTCGGCGCGGCAGCGGCCGGCGCGCGTGCGCTGACCAGCTCCGCCGGCCCCGGCTTCTCCCTGAATCAGGAGGGCATCTCCTATCTCGTCGCGGCGGATCTTCCGGCTGTCATCATCAACGTCATGCGTATCGGCACCGGCCTCGGCGACATCGCGCAGGGCCAGGGCGACTACTGGCAGATGACCCGCGGCGGCGGCCACGGCGACTACCGCACCATCGTGCTGGCTCCGGCCTCCGTGCAGGAAAACTGCGACATGATGACCACTGCCTTTGATCTGGCGGAGAAGTACCGCCACCCCGTGTTGGTCGCGTCCGACGCCGCCATCGGCCAGATGGTCGAAGGCGTTGAGCTCAAGGATTTCGTCGAGCACGACATTGACCAGTATGACTGGGCGATCCGCGGCTGCAAGGCCGGCCAGGCGCCCCGCAAGGTCCAGAACGTCTACTACACCAACCCGCAGTACCCCGAGTTCCTGCGCAGCAAGTATCAGGCGATCGAGGACAACGAGCAGCGCTGGGAGTCCTACCAGGCGGAGGACGCCGACGTGGTGCTCGTGGCTTACGGCATCAGCTCCCGCATCTCGAAGGAAGCGGTGAACATGGCCCGCGCCGAGGGCTTCAAACTCGGCCTGATCCGCCCGATCACGCTCTGGCCGTACCCGGTCAAGGCGTTTGAGACCTGCAAGAACGCCAAGGCGTTCATGACGGTCGAGATCAACATCCTCGGCCAGATGGTCGACGATGTGAAGCTGGCTGTGGAAAACAAGTATCCGGTCGGCTTCTATGGCACGTTCTTTGGTCTGCCGGAACCGGAAGAGATCGTCGCGCAGGCCAAGGCCATGCTGGAAAAGGAGGGGAAATAA
- a CDS encoding 4Fe-4S binding protein, producing MSKIKINTARCKGCGYCVNDCPRKALSFSGNINDKGYDTVQVDDALCVACGTCYRVCPDSVFEILE from the coding sequence ATGAGCAAAATCAAGATCAACACGGCCCGCTGCAAAGGCTGTGGTTACTGCGTGAACGACTGCCCGCGCAAGGCGCTGTCGTTCTCCGGCAACATCAACGACAAGGGCTATGACACCGTTCAGGTCGACGACGCGCTGTGCGTCGCCTGCGGCACGTGCTACCGCGTGTGCCCCGACAGTGTTTTTGAAATCCTGGAATAA
- a CDS encoding MFS transporter, with amino-acid sequence MSNTSNASKNVKRFLLLFALGIAYGFMYVMPYMKSSFYDQMIAAMGCTNAQLGSLMTAYCICCTVSYLPGGWIGDKFNPKPVLLISIFGQAALSFLFMFTYKSYTMAVIIWLLMGLTGGFAFWPAIMKGIRMTGTDEEQGRMYGIFEALNGLASLLLSFIMIGVMAVVGGSDLITGFKSALAFMGGLSIVSGILVAILMPKDAAYGVSEEEKENQKKITFKDYVSAFKIPGVWIMAILVWCYVTISAVASYLTPYSTGVLGMSATLAATIGTFRTYGCRLIGGPLGGYLADKAFKSVAKEQLLGQLACLVTIGIFLVLPGGTSGGLLVVLLLLVGIAMFLCKGTYFSIQPEMGIPTHISATAVAIATFVGYIPDMFVHTMFGNWIDAYGDAGYTKILFYGVGTAVLGVIAAVWAIAQAKKVAKRNAAAANAA; translated from the coding sequence ATGTCAAACACGAGCAACGCATCGAAAAATGTCAAGCGTTTCCTGCTGCTGTTCGCACTCGGGATCGCTTACGGCTTTATGTACGTCATGCCGTACATGAAGTCCAGCTTCTACGATCAGATGATTGCCGCCATGGGCTGCACGAATGCCCAGCTCGGCTCTCTGATGACCGCTTACTGCATCTGCTGCACCGTCTCCTACCTGCCCGGCGGCTGGATCGGAGACAAGTTCAACCCGAAGCCGGTTCTGCTGATCTCCATCTTTGGTCAGGCAGCGCTGAGCTTCCTGTTCATGTTCACGTATAAGAGCTACACCATGGCCGTCATCATCTGGCTGCTCATGGGCCTGACCGGCGGCTTCGCTTTCTGGCCGGCCATCATGAAGGGCATCCGCATGACGGGCACCGACGAAGAGCAGGGCCGTATGTACGGCATCTTCGAGGCCCTCAACGGTCTGGCTTCCCTGCTGCTGAGCTTCATCATGATCGGCGTCATGGCCGTCGTCGGCGGCAGCGACCTCATCACCGGCTTCAAGAGCGCGCTGGCATTCATGGGCGGTCTGTCCATCGTGTCCGGCATCCTGGTTGCGATCCTGATGCCGAAAGACGCGGCTTACGGCGTGAGCGAAGAAGAAAAAGAAAATCAGAAAAAGATCACCTTCAAGGACTATGTGTCCGCCTTTAAGATCCCCGGCGTGTGGATCATGGCCATCCTGGTCTGGTGCTATGTGACCATCTCCGCCGTGGCCAGCTACCTGACGCCGTACAGCACGGGCGTGCTCGGCATGTCCGCAACGCTGGCGGCCACCATCGGCACGTTCCGCACTTACGGCTGCCGCCTGATCGGCGGCCCACTCGGCGGCTATCTGGCCGATAAGGCGTTCAAGTCTGTCGCCAAGGAGCAGCTGCTCGGCCAGCTTGCCTGCCTGGTGACGATCGGCATCTTCCTGGTTCTGCCCGGCGGCACGAGCGGCGGTCTGCTCGTGGTTTTGCTGCTGCTGGTCGGCATCGCCATGTTCCTGTGCAAGGGCACATATTTCTCCATCCAGCCGGAAATGGGCATTCCGACGCACATCTCCGCGACGGCCGTTGCCATCGCGACGTTTGTCGGCTACATTCCGGATATGTTCGTGCACACGATGTTCGGCAACTGGATCGACGCCTACGGCGACGCGGGCTACACGAAGATCCTCTTCTACGGCGTCGGCACGGCGGTGCTGGGCGTGATCGCGGCCGTCTGGGCCATCGCGCAGGCGAAAAAGGTTGCAAAGCGGAATGCGGCCGCTGCCAACGCAGCGTAA
- a CDS encoding GntR family transcriptional regulator: MKPKSSTNYKKIVDAVLDQINHGQLQKGDKLPTELSLATKFDVSRTCVREAIKSLEAMGIVQSIQGSGSYITNTPELSINRPICALFALSNSTLENVLDLRIVLETDVCRDIIRSATDDEIERLCALADYDYIGTPIDRQSVLDSQFHNSLMRMSHNALIKYIYTTLSSLMDIYRARVLEETWRLDENALTRAGHQAICQALRDRDEAAVAAAIYDHLTLTGPYRECLIEQDAEDEKARRSQEDSL; encoded by the coding sequence ATGAAACCGAAGTCCAGCACAAACTATAAAAAAATCGTGGACGCCGTCCTCGACCAGATCAACCACGGCCAGCTCCAGAAAGGCGACAAATTGCCGACGGAGCTGTCCCTGGCGACGAAGTTTGACGTCAGCCGCACGTGCGTGCGCGAGGCGATCAAGAGTCTGGAGGCCATGGGCATCGTACAGAGCATCCAGGGCAGCGGCTCGTACATCACGAACACGCCGGAGCTGTCGATCAACCGGCCGATCTGCGCGCTGTTCGCGCTGAGCAACAGCACGCTGGAAAATGTGCTGGATCTGCGCATCGTGCTCGAGACGGACGTGTGCCGGGACATCATCCGCAGCGCGACCGACGACGAGATCGAGCGCCTGTGCGCTCTGGCCGATTACGACTATATCGGCACGCCGATCGACCGGCAGTCCGTGCTGGACTCGCAGTTTCACAATTCGCTCATGCGCATGTCGCACAACGCCCTCATCAAATACATCTACACCACGCTGTCCTCGCTCATGGACATCTACCGCGCGCGTGTGCTCGAGGAGACCTGGCGGCTGGACGAAAACGCGCTGACGCGCGCCGGACACCAGGCCATCTGTCAGGCCCTGCGTGACCGCGACGAAGCCGCCGTGGCCGCCGCCATCTACGACCACCTGACGCTGACCGGCCCGTACCGCGAGTGCCTGATCGAGCAGGATGCGGAAGATGAGAAAGCGCGTCGATCCCAGGAGGATTCTCTATGA